The Terriglobus tenax genome contains a region encoding:
- a CDS encoding sugar phosphate isomerase/epimerase family protein, whose translation MSTRREVLKMGGLAAAGLMAPRIAMAKGAAPVKLGIASYTFRKFTPDQLIGFMHEIKTPYLNLKDVHLPMTPADAAPKQAAVYRAAGLQLRAAGTIYFLKDEDEDIRQKFEYVKSAGIPVIVGSPTHEALGRVESFVKKYDIKLAIHNHGPEDKEWPSPHDILKHIGKMDKRMGCCVDVGHALRAGDDIPSTLREVGPRLFNMHVKDLADPHKKESQCDVGDGVMPFRKIFETIIAMKYDGDVDLEYEINGDNPLPGVLKSFAFMRKTLSEMGYSA comes from the coding sequence ATGTCGACACGTCGTGAAGTCTTGAAGATGGGCGGCCTGGCCGCAGCGGGCCTGATGGCTCCGCGGATAGCGATGGCCAAGGGGGCAGCTCCGGTCAAGCTGGGAATTGCGAGCTACACCTTCCGCAAATTTACGCCCGATCAGTTGATCGGCTTCATGCATGAGATCAAGACGCCGTACCTGAACCTGAAGGACGTGCATCTTCCGATGACTCCCGCGGATGCCGCGCCCAAGCAGGCGGCAGTGTATCGTGCGGCGGGGTTGCAATTGCGTGCTGCGGGAACGATTTACTTCCTCAAAGATGAGGATGAGGACATCCGGCAGAAGTTTGAGTATGTGAAGTCGGCTGGCATCCCCGTGATTGTGGGATCGCCGACGCATGAGGCGCTGGGCCGCGTGGAGAGTTTTGTGAAGAAGTACGACATCAAGCTGGCGATCCATAACCATGGTCCTGAGGACAAGGAATGGCCGTCGCCGCATGACATTCTGAAGCACATCGGCAAGATGGACAAACGCATGGGATGCTGCGTGGACGTGGGCCATGCTCTGCGCGCCGGCGATGATATTCCGTCGACCCTGCGCGAGGTTGGGCCGCGACTGTTCAACATGCATGTGAAGGACCTTGCCGATCCACATAAGAAGGAGAGTCAGTGCGATGTGGGCGATGGTGTGATGCCGTTCCGGAAGATCTTTGAGACCATCATCGCGATGAAGTATGACGGCGATGTGGACTTGGAGTATGAGATCAACGGCGACAACCCGCTGCCCGGTGTGCTGAAGAGCTTTGCCTTCATGCGCAAGACATTAAGCGAAATGGGATACAGCGCCTAG
- a CDS encoding Gfo/Idh/MocA family protein, with translation MNGFNRRDFFRTAGAMGMMGGLAEMGLTQPAGNGPVVHEVAAPSIGADEAPKHSINFAVCGMSHDHIYGMTDAIIRGGGKLVAWYGAEPNKVARFKKRYPDAKQMMSEDAILHDPSIQLVLSSTIANERAPLGVRAMKAGKDFLSDKPGITTLEQLAAVRKTVKETKRIYAIMYSELLEVKAAIKAGELVQQGAIGQVIQTINIAPHQIVQGGAANAGNGGADPRPDWFWVPEQYGGILCDIGSHQVEQFLYYTGSTSAEVVESQISNIAHPEHPKFQDFGDMVLRGNKGFGYVRLDWFTPDGLGTWGDGRLFLLGTKGYIEVRKYTNVAVNKAGNNLFLVDGKEQRYIDCNQVSLPFGPQFVADVVNRTHIAQDQEQALLAAELVIKAQMQAKWVKLA, from the coding sequence ATGAATGGATTCAATCGCAGAGACTTCTTCCGCACCGCAGGAGCGATGGGCATGATGGGTGGCCTGGCGGAGATGGGGCTGACCCAGCCTGCAGGCAACGGACCGGTGGTGCATGAGGTGGCTGCACCGTCGATCGGGGCGGATGAGGCTCCGAAGCACAGCATCAACTTTGCCGTGTGTGGCATGAGCCATGACCACATCTACGGCATGACGGATGCCATTATTCGTGGCGGTGGCAAGCTGGTGGCCTGGTATGGCGCGGAGCCGAACAAGGTAGCCCGTTTCAAGAAGCGCTATCCCGATGCGAAGCAGATGATGAGCGAGGATGCCATCCTGCACGATCCTTCCATCCAACTGGTACTAAGTTCCACCATCGCGAATGAACGCGCTCCGTTGGGTGTACGTGCGATGAAGGCGGGCAAGGACTTTCTTTCGGACAAGCCGGGTATTACGACGCTGGAGCAACTGGCCGCGGTGCGTAAGACGGTGAAGGAGACCAAGCGTATCTACGCCATCATGTACAGCGAACTGCTGGAGGTGAAGGCAGCCATCAAGGCAGGGGAACTGGTGCAGCAGGGCGCGATTGGCCAGGTGATCCAGACGATCAATATCGCTCCGCACCAGATTGTGCAGGGTGGCGCGGCGAATGCCGGCAATGGCGGTGCAGATCCGCGGCCGGACTGGTTCTGGGTGCCGGAGCAGTATGGCGGCATTCTGTGCGACATTGGCTCGCACCAGGTGGAGCAGTTCCTGTACTACACGGGCAGCACATCGGCCGAAGTGGTGGAGTCGCAGATCTCAAACATTGCGCATCCGGAGCATCCGAAGTTCCAGGATTTCGGTGACATGGTGCTGCGCGGCAACAAGGGATTTGGCTATGTGCGTCTGGACTGGTTTACCCCGGACGGCCTTGGAACCTGGGGCGATGGACGGCTGTTCCTGCTTGGCACCAAGGGATACATCGAAGTTCGCAAGTACACCAATGTTGCCGTGAACAAGGCGGGCAACAACCTGTTCCTGGTGGATGGCAAGGAGCAGCGGTACATCGACTGCAACCAGGTGTCGTTGCCGTTTGGGCCGCAGTTTGTGGCCGATGTGGTGAATCGTACGCATATCGCGCAGGACCAGGAGCAGGCTCTGCTGGCGGCGGAACTGGTGATCAAGGCACAGATGCAGGCCAAGTGGGTGAAGCTTGCTTAA
- a CDS encoding glycoside hydrolase family 18 protein, which translates to MRISHILCAAGAFLTATLPFAAAAAPAQRKKSAPRPVVVGYFPQWQLYSDTPYSVKALDTSGGAALLDQINYAQGFVKDGHCSVADPNADLNTTYTAEHSVSGIADDPSSRFHGYFHQIQELKQKHPRLKVLISLEGRAPDFAADAQPAQRKAFVRSCIDTFIRGHFADGVVIPGLFDGFDIDWESPHKEDAENFRELLREFRQQMNAVRPGLRLSIAVGPSPRMLGGTNLKDIVPYIDQVGVMNYDYVGPWMQRSGFIAPLFHNPVHPGGNSIDRGMNDYIAAGVPAHMLLMGMPFYGYGWTVPEGDNHGLFQPGKGIRGDYPYNRLASMQGDYVLYRDEVSRAPWIYDGKTFFTFEDKASLSYKSAYAARRGLGGVMIWELSGDTGNSDLLHTIHRTLNNPPRWYRFPQQADQGGSAPQDRTRMAPVP; encoded by the coding sequence GTGCGTATTTCTCACATCCTTTGCGCTGCCGGCGCTTTTCTTACTGCTACTCTTCCCTTCGCAGCGGCTGCGGCACCTGCACAGCGAAAGAAATCCGCACCTCGTCCCGTGGTCGTGGGCTATTTCCCGCAATGGCAGCTGTATTCGGATACGCCATACTCGGTAAAAGCCTTGGACACCAGCGGCGGCGCTGCCCTGCTTGATCAGATCAACTACGCCCAAGGCTTCGTCAAAGATGGCCACTGCTCCGTGGCCGACCCCAATGCCGATCTGAACACCACGTATACGGCCGAGCACAGCGTCAGCGGCATCGCCGATGATCCCTCTTCGCGCTTCCATGGCTACTTCCACCAGATCCAGGAGCTGAAGCAGAAGCATCCCCGCCTGAAGGTCCTCATTTCCCTTGAAGGCCGAGCACCCGACTTCGCAGCCGATGCCCAGCCGGCACAGCGTAAAGCCTTCGTCCGCTCCTGTATTGATACGTTTATCCGTGGCCACTTCGCGGATGGGGTCGTCATTCCCGGCCTCTTCGATGGCTTCGATATCGATTGGGAGTCTCCACATAAGGAAGACGCCGAAAACTTCCGAGAACTCCTGCGCGAGTTCCGTCAGCAGATGAATGCCGTGCGCCCTGGTCTGCGGCTCTCCATCGCCGTCGGCCCTTCTCCGCGGATGCTCGGCGGCACAAATCTCAAGGACATTGTTCCCTACATCGACCAGGTCGGAGTCATGAACTACGACTACGTCGGCCCCTGGATGCAACGTTCCGGCTTCATTGCGCCCCTCTTCCATAACCCGGTGCATCCCGGCGGCAACAGCATTGACCGCGGTATGAACGACTACATCGCCGCCGGTGTCCCCGCACACATGCTGCTGATGGGCATGCCTTTTTATGGATACGGCTGGACCGTCCCCGAAGGGGACAATCACGGCCTCTTTCAGCCGGGCAAAGGCATCCGCGGCGATTACCCCTACAACCGGCTCGCTTCCATGCAGGGGGATTACGTTCTTTATCGCGATGAAGTCTCACGCGCACCCTGGATATACGACGGCAAAACCTTCTTCACCTTCGAAGACAAGGCTTCCCTCAGCTATAAATCCGCCTACGCTGCCAGGCGCGGGCTCGGCGGCGTCATGATCTGGGAGCTCAGCGGCGACACCGGCAACAGCGATCTGCTGCACACCATACACAGGACGCTGAATAATCCGCCCCGCTGGTACCGGTTCCCCCAACAGGCTGACCAGGGAGGATCCGCCCCGCAGGACCGTACCCGCATGGCCCCTGTTCCCTGA
- a CDS encoding TonB-dependent receptor, protein MNLQDFRPVATDHPSATSRGKTRSLLITLLLAAMVMLAGPRMIAQDTTATILGTVTDPSGANVSNADVSVTNTQTNITVSVKTTDSGAYTVPNLIPGTYNVSIKLQGFQTVSIPNVTVAAGDRRRADAALVVGAVNETVEISTAAPVLQTDASSVGSNVTDRAVQDLPLNGRNFINLVQVMPGATEGAPNSINSGNRPDDRRQSSSISINGQSEVLNDQLVDGLDNNERVIGTIGVRPSIDSIQEVRILTNSFSADGGRAGGGLINVITKSGTNNFHGSLYEFFRNDKLNAYAYQFGASAPKPRLRQNQFGGSLGGPIFKDKAFFHGDAEFFRLIKGGLPSSLTVPTAFQQANPGNFSDAIPASGCATIAATVTDPTQNHTTGCVYDPNPASPTYLRAPVAGNIIPSSYIDPVGLAYFKLYPRPNSGNAGYVGTRNQSQFSTTYDVRVDYHLNNDNQIFGKYIVNDLFTFSPGALPISSANGFAIDPQTGNGFGQAPQIARNTALIYTHTFSPNMIMNVGAAWTHIDNASYPLNYGVNPNTKLGQPNVNVSQLTSGLAVALPTGLTGLGGGSNFVPLQNKDNSYQLNGNIFYNRGNHSFRFGAAGIRRIALNIQDNQGEGSWTFRMGAPGLLMGIFSAATRNNNLYPPTYLTWEPSVYVQDDWHVRSNLTFNIGLRYDIYTPFTEKKNHISNFDEANGVIVQAGVNGVSKTAGVRTDYSNLAPRVGFAYTATPSLVIRGGFGLAFFPSNYMSPVNLKNTPNISIYGNCSSVQAAAGTSGCNTSYTRFYQGMPLPNQNPATTPGQLVGSIPATVDFGFRSGYLEQMNLTVQKDFKGNTLTVSYVGQLGRHLSTGFDINRAPLGNTTGTQTLRRYYGTMPGVTTITRSYASGASSYHSLQAVFERRFSNGLGFNVNTTWAHLLDNAPNINGQSGNGVGQVLATQKYADYGNGDLDVRNRIVVTGNYALPFGKGAHGFKGALLGGWRTNVLYLWSTGQTFTILNAANQSGTSPGGSADRPNVVGDPFSNIVPVNPSAKQLQFFRASAFVAQAAGTLGNERRNPYHGPHFRHWDMSLFKEFTVYRETKLQLRAEAFNIANQANFSNPVTGLGSTTTFGAITSTLPSYQPRLIQFAAKYEF, encoded by the coding sequence ATGAACCTGCAAGACTTTCGGCCAGTTGCTACCGACCATCCTTCTGCGACCTCGCGCGGTAAAACAAGATCTCTGCTCATCACCCTGCTTTTGGCGGCAATGGTGATGCTGGCAGGACCGCGCATGATCGCTCAGGACACCACCGCCACAATCCTTGGAACCGTCACCGATCCTTCCGGGGCCAATGTTTCCAACGCGGACGTCAGTGTAACGAACACCCAGACCAACATCACGGTCAGCGTGAAGACCACGGACTCCGGCGCCTACACCGTTCCCAACCTGATCCCCGGCACCTACAACGTCAGCATCAAGCTGCAGGGCTTCCAGACGGTCAGCATTCCGAACGTCACCGTCGCCGCCGGCGATCGCCGCCGTGCCGACGCAGCCCTGGTTGTGGGCGCCGTCAATGAAACGGTGGAGATCTCCACCGCCGCTCCCGTACTCCAGACCGATGCTTCCTCGGTCGGCAGCAACGTTACCGACCGCGCTGTGCAGGACCTGCCGCTCAACGGACGTAACTTCATCAACCTGGTCCAGGTAATGCCCGGCGCCACGGAAGGCGCTCCAAACAGCATCAACAGCGGTAACCGTCCCGACGACCGTCGCCAGTCCTCGTCCATCTCGATCAACGGCCAATCCGAAGTGCTCAACGACCAGCTTGTCGACGGTCTTGACAACAACGAGCGCGTCATCGGCACCATCGGCGTACGCCCATCCATCGACTCCATCCAGGAAGTCCGCATTCTCACCAACAGCTTCTCGGCCGACGGTGGCCGCGCGGGTGGTGGTCTGATCAACGTCATCACCAAGAGCGGCACCAACAACTTCCACGGCTCGCTCTATGAGTTCTTCCGCAACGATAAGCTGAACGCCTACGCCTACCAGTTCGGCGCATCTGCGCCAAAGCCTCGCCTGCGCCAGAACCAGTTCGGCGGCTCGCTCGGCGGACCAATCTTCAAGGACAAGGCCTTCTTCCACGGCGATGCGGAGTTCTTCCGTCTCATCAAGGGTGGACTGCCCAGCTCGCTCACTGTACCCACGGCATTCCAGCAGGCCAACCCTGGGAACTTCTCCGATGCCATCCCCGCAAGCGGCTGCGCGACAATCGCTGCCACCGTTACTGACCCGACCCAGAACCACACCACGGGATGCGTTTATGATCCCAACCCGGCTTCGCCCACGTATCTGCGTGCTCCGGTAGCCGGTAATATCATCCCCAGCAGCTACATCGATCCGGTCGGTCTGGCCTACTTCAAGCTCTATCCCCGGCCAAACTCCGGCAATGCAGGCTACGTAGGCACCCGGAACCAGTCGCAGTTCTCCACCACCTACGATGTCCGCGTCGATTACCACCTGAACAACGACAACCAGATCTTCGGCAAGTACATCGTCAACGACCTGTTCACGTTTTCGCCAGGTGCACTCCCCATTTCCAGTGCCAACGGGTTTGCAATTGATCCCCAGACGGGCAACGGATTTGGTCAGGCCCCGCAGATCGCCCGTAACACGGCGCTCATCTACACCCACACCTTCTCTCCAAACATGATCATGAACGTCGGCGCGGCATGGACGCACATCGACAACGCATCCTATCCGCTCAACTACGGCGTCAATCCCAACACCAAGCTGGGCCAGCCGAACGTCAACGTCAGCCAGCTTACCTCGGGCCTGGCAGTTGCCCTTCCAACGGGCCTCACCGGCCTTGGAGGCGGCAGCAACTTCGTTCCGCTGCAAAACAAGGACAACAGCTACCAGCTCAACGGCAACATTTTCTACAACCGTGGAAACCACAGCTTCCGCTTTGGCGCAGCGGGTATCCGTCGCATCGCCCTCAACATTCAGGATAACCAGGGAGAAGGAAGCTGGACCTTCCGCATGGGCGCACCCGGCCTGTTGATGGGTATCTTCTCAGCAGCTACCCGCAACAACAACCTCTACCCGCCCACCTACCTGACCTGGGAACCCAGTGTGTATGTCCAGGATGACTGGCACGTCCGCTCGAACCTGACCTTCAACATCGGTCTCCGCTATGACATCTACACGCCCTTCACCGAAAAGAAGAACCATATCTCCAACTTCGATGAAGCCAACGGTGTCATCGTGCAGGCCGGCGTCAATGGCGTCAGCAAAACCGCTGGTGTAAGAACGGACTACTCCAACCTGGCGCCACGTGTCGGCTTTGCGTACACGGCAACGCCAAGCCTGGTCATCCGCGGAGGCTTCGGCCTCGCATTCTTCCCCAGCAACTACATGTCCCCGGTCAACCTGAAGAACACACCGAACATCTCCATCTACGGCAACTGCTCTTCGGTGCAGGCGGCGGCTGGTACCAGCGGTTGCAACACCTCCTATACCCGCTTCTATCAGGGCATGCCGTTGCCCAACCAGAACCCCGCCACTACCCCCGGCCAGTTGGTCGGCTCCATCCCGGCAACAGTCGACTTCGGCTTCCGTTCCGGCTACCTGGAGCAGATGAACCTCACAGTGCAGAAGGACTTCAAGGGCAACACCCTGACGGTCTCCTACGTCGGCCAGCTTGGCCGTCACCTCTCCACCGGCTTTGACATCAACCGCGCTCCGCTGGGCAATACCACCGGCACGCAGACCTTGCGCCGTTACTACGGGACCATGCCGGGTGTCACCACCATCACCCGCAGCTATGCCTCTGGCGCATCGTCATACCATTCGCTGCAGGCTGTGTTTGAACGCCGCTTTTCCAACGGACTCGGCTTCAATGTCAACACCACCTGGGCACACCTGCTCGACAACGCTCCAAACATCAATGGTCAGAGCGGCAACGGTGTAGGCCAGGTACTGGCCACCCAGAAGTATGCTGACTACGGCAACGGCGATCTCGACGTCCGCAACCGCATCGTCGTAACCGGCAACTACGCCCTGCCCTTCGGCAAGGGTGCCCACGGATTCAAGGGCGCTCTCCTGGGCGGCTGGCGCACCAACGTCCTCTACCTCTGGTCCACCGGACAGACATTCACCATCCTGAATGCGGCAAACCAGAGCGGCACCAGCCCGGGCGGATCGGCGGATCGTCCGAATGTTGTTGGCGACCCCTTCAGCAATATTGTCCCCGTCAACCCCTCTGCGAAGCAGTTGCAGTTCTTCCGCGCCTCGGCCTTCGTTGCGCAGGCGGCTGGCACGCTCGGCAATGAACGTCGCAATCCCTACCACGGCCCGCACTTCCGCCACTGGGACATGTCCCTGTTCAAGGAGTTCACGGTCTATCGTGAAACCAAGCTGCAGCTTCGCGCCGAAGCGTTCAACATCGCCAACCAGGCCAACTTCAGCAATCCTGTCACAGGACTCGGTTCCACCACCACCTTCGGTGCCATTACCTCGACCCTGCCTTCGTATCAACCGCGCCTCATACAGTTCGCGGCCAAATACGAGTTCTAA
- the metH gene encoding methionine synthase: MSFKPLRLSGSQPFTQQPGIFIMIGERTNVAGSPKFARLVKEGNYEEAVSIARQQVENGANVLDICMDEGMIDGVAAMKRYLLLLASEPEVAKVPFMVDSSKWEVIEAGLKCLQGKGIVNSISLKEGEEKFRQHAAHIMKFGAAVVVMAFDEQGQAASYEEKIRICERAYRILVDEVGFPPEDIIFDPNILTVATGIEEHNNYAVDFIEATRWIKQNLPHAKVSGGVSNISFSFRGNNKVREAMHSAFLFHAIAAGMDMGIVNAGMLEVYEDIEPKLKLLVEDVLLNRRPDATERLVDFGEALKASGSGESAAEKKTEEWRNGTVEERLSHALVRGIDMYIEQDTEEARAKLGRPLLVIEGPLMDGMGIVGDLFGAGKMFLPQVVKSARVMKRAVAYLTPFMEAEKAELEAAGQTVRTQGKIVLATVKGDVHDIGKNIVGVVLACNNYEVIDLGVMVSSEKILEKAKAVSADVIGLSGLITPSLDEMVHVAREMERQEFKVPLLIGGATTSRAHTAIKIAPHYSQPVVHVLDASRAVPVTTSLLSEDGRAIFISQHNAEYEALRKMHSAPRETYVSLEAARAKRPAIEWREADMPRPEFTGVRVLDHFPLETLRDYIDWSPFFHAWGLKGLYPRILDDATYGVEATKLFADGNAMLDHIIREKLLTARGVYGIFPANAVEDDVELYTDETRSTVLDHLYFLRQQTDRGASKPFQSLSDFIAPKETGLKDYIGAFAVTAGMGQKELTESYRAANDDYSAIMAEAISDRLAEAFAECLHERVRKECGYGESLSNDDLIHGKYRGIRPAPGYPACPDHTEKGTIWRLLDAEAATGITLTESFAMWPGSSISGIYFGHPQSKYFSLGKISQDQVADYSRRKGQSITETERWLGSDLNYNP, translated from the coding sequence ATGAGTTTCAAGCCTCTGCGGCTGTCAGGCTCGCAGCCCTTTACCCAACAGCCCGGCATCTTCATCATGATCGGCGAACGCACCAACGTCGCCGGATCTCCTAAGTTCGCGCGCCTGGTCAAGGAAGGGAACTACGAGGAAGCGGTCAGCATCGCCCGCCAGCAGGTTGAGAACGGCGCCAACGTCCTCGACATCTGTATGGATGAGGGCATGATTGACGGCGTCGCCGCCATGAAGCGCTACCTTCTGCTGCTCGCAAGCGAGCCAGAGGTCGCCAAGGTACCCTTCATGGTCGACTCTTCCAAGTGGGAGGTCATCGAAGCCGGCCTGAAGTGCCTGCAGGGCAAAGGCATCGTCAACTCCATCTCGCTGAAGGAAGGCGAGGAAAAATTCCGCCAGCACGCCGCCCACATCATGAAGTTCGGTGCGGCCGTGGTCGTCATGGCCTTCGATGAGCAGGGACAGGCCGCCAGCTATGAAGAGAAGATCCGTATCTGCGAGCGCGCCTATCGCATCCTCGTGGATGAGGTTGGCTTCCCTCCCGAAGACATCATCTTCGATCCCAATATCCTCACCGTAGCCACCGGCATTGAGGAACACAATAACTACGCCGTGGACTTCATTGAAGCCACGCGCTGGATCAAGCAGAACCTGCCCCATGCCAAGGTGAGCGGAGGCGTCTCCAACATCTCCTTCAGCTTCCGCGGCAACAACAAGGTGCGTGAAGCCATGCACTCCGCGTTTCTGTTCCATGCCATTGCTGCCGGTATGGACATGGGCATCGTCAACGCGGGCATGCTGGAAGTCTACGAAGACATCGAGCCCAAGCTGAAGCTCCTGGTCGAAGATGTCCTGCTGAATCGCAGACCCGATGCCACCGAGCGTCTCGTCGACTTTGGCGAAGCGTTGAAAGCCTCCGGCAGCGGCGAATCCGCTGCGGAGAAAAAGACGGAAGAGTGGCGCAACGGCACCGTTGAAGAACGTCTGTCTCATGCCCTCGTCCGCGGCATCGACATGTATATCGAGCAGGACACCGAAGAGGCTCGCGCAAAGCTCGGCCGTCCTCTGCTCGTCATCGAAGGCCCTCTCATGGATGGCATGGGCATCGTCGGCGACCTGTTCGGCGCCGGCAAAATGTTCCTTCCCCAGGTCGTCAAATCCGCCCGCGTCATGAAGCGCGCCGTCGCGTACCTTACACCCTTCATGGAGGCCGAGAAAGCCGAACTCGAAGCCGCCGGGCAGACCGTACGAACCCAGGGCAAGATCGTCCTGGCCACGGTCAAGGGAGACGTCCACGACATCGGCAAAAACATCGTCGGCGTCGTACTCGCCTGCAACAACTACGAGGTCATCGATCTCGGCGTAATGGTCTCCTCCGAAAAAATCCTGGAGAAGGCCAAAGCTGTATCCGCCGACGTCATCGGCCTCAGCGGCCTCATCACTCCCTCGCTCGATGAGATGGTCCACGTGGCCCGCGAGATGGAGCGGCAGGAGTTCAAGGTGCCGTTGCTGATTGGCGGAGCCACCACCAGCCGCGCGCACACCGCCATTAAGATCGCACCGCACTACAGCCAGCCGGTTGTACACGTTCTCGATGCCAGCCGCGCCGTTCCGGTTACCACCAGCCTTCTCAGCGAAGACGGCCGCGCCATTTTCATCTCGCAGCATAACGCCGAGTATGAAGCGCTGCGCAAAATGCATTCCGCGCCGCGCGAAACCTACGTCTCTCTCGAGGCGGCACGGGCAAAGCGTCCTGCCATCGAATGGCGCGAAGCAGATATGCCAAGGCCGGAGTTCACCGGCGTCCGCGTGCTCGATCACTTTCCGCTCGAAACCCTGCGCGACTACATCGACTGGTCTCCCTTCTTCCACGCATGGGGTCTGAAGGGGCTCTATCCCCGCATCCTCGACGATGCCACCTACGGCGTGGAAGCCACCAAGCTCTTCGCTGACGGCAACGCAATGCTTGACCACATCATCCGCGAAAAGCTGCTCACCGCCCGCGGCGTCTATGGCATCTTCCCCGCAAACGCCGTCGAAGATGACGTGGAGCTGTACACCGACGAGACGCGCTCCACCGTGCTGGACCACCTCTACTTCCTGCGCCAGCAAACCGACCGTGGCGCCAGCAAGCCCTTCCAGTCGCTGTCCGACTTCATCGCACCGAAGGAAACCGGATTGAAGGACTACATCGGCGCCTTCGCCGTCACCGCCGGAATGGGCCAGAAGGAACTCACCGAGAGTTACCGCGCCGCCAACGACGACTACTCCGCCATCATGGCCGAGGCCATCTCGGACCGCCTCGCCGAAGCGTTCGCAGAATGCCTGCATGAGCGCGTACGGAAGGAGTGCGGCTATGGCGAATCGCTTTCCAACGATGACCTGATTCACGGCAAGTACCGTGGCATCCGCCCGGCTCCCGGCTACCCCGCCTGCCCCGACCACACCGAGAAGGGCACCATCTGGCGTCTGCTGGATGCGGAAGCAGCCACAGGCATCACGCTCACCGAGTCCTTCGCCATGTGGCCCGGCTCCAGCATCAGCGGCATCTACTTCGGCCACCCGCAGTCAAAATACTTCAGTCTTGGAAAAATCAGCCAGGACCAGGTCGCCGACTACAGTCGCCGCAAAGGTCAAAGCATCACTGAGACCGAGCGCTGGCTAGGCTCCGATCTCAACTACAACCCGTAG
- a CDS encoding homocysteine S-methyltransferase family protein yields MGTTIRTYGMTEADIRGERFKDAPKDLLNNGDIFSLTQPAMIEDIHRRFLEAGADIIETNTFGATSISQSEFFVDDPREHGGRKDPEFYQKIVDDKFLDGLAWEINEQSALQCRRWADRVANDDGRQRFVAGAIGPLTVSLSNSPDADDPGFRVVTFDQVTQAYAQQVRALLAGGVDVLLVETIFDSLNAKAALVAIQDVLAAEGKHVPIMISAAVGRGGETMISAQTTEAFWNAVRHVKPLSVGLNCSLGPDLMYPFLSELSSKADVAISCYPNAGLPNPLSPTGFDLEPADMGRYLGGFAQDGLINIAGGCCGNTPEHIAAIAKSLEGRAPRPLQQDLVEQNV; encoded by the coding sequence ATGGGAACCACCATTCGCACCTATGGCATGACGGAGGCGGACATTCGCGGTGAGCGCTTCAAAGACGCTCCCAAGGATCTGCTGAACAACGGCGACATCTTCTCGCTCACCCAGCCAGCGATGATTGAGGACATTCACCGCCGTTTTCTGGAAGCTGGCGCCGACATCATTGAGACCAATACCTTCGGCGCCACCAGCATCTCGCAAAGCGAATTCTTCGTCGACGACCCCCGTGAGCACGGTGGCCGCAAGGACCCCGAGTTCTACCAGAAGATCGTCGATGACAAGTTCCTCGACGGCCTTGCCTGGGAGATCAATGAGCAGTCCGCGTTGCAGTGCCGCCGGTGGGCTGACCGCGTTGCCAACGACGATGGACGCCAGCGTTTTGTCGCGGGAGCCATCGGTCCGCTCACCGTCTCCCTCTCAAACTCCCCAGACGCCGACGATCCCGGCTTCCGCGTGGTGACCTTTGACCAGGTCACGCAGGCCTACGCCCAGCAGGTTCGCGCCTTGCTGGCAGGCGGCGTTGATGTGCTGCTGGTTGAGACCATCTTCGACTCGCTCAACGCAAAGGCCGCTCTCGTCGCCATTCAGGATGTCCTGGCCGCCGAGGGCAAACACGTACCCATCATGATCTCGGCCGCCGTCGGACGCGGCGGCGAAACCATGATCTCCGCCCAGACAACGGAAGCCTTCTGGAACGCCGTACGTCACGTCAAACCGCTTTCTGTCGGCTTGAACTGCTCGCTCGGGCCGGACCTCATGTATCCCTTCCTCTCCGAGCTTTCTTCGAAGGCGGATGTCGCCATCTCCTGCTATCCGAACGCGGGCCTGCCCAATCCGCTCTCCCCAACAGGCTTCGATCTTGAGCCCGCGGACATGGGGCGATACCTCGGCGGCTTCGCGCAGGACGGCCTGATCAATATCGCCGGCGGATGCTGCGGCAACACGCCGGAACATATCGCCGCTATCGCAAAATCCCTGGAAGGACGTGCGCCTCGCCCACTCCAACAGGATCTGGTGGAACAGAACGTATGA
- a CDS encoding Dps family protein, protein MASTTDLEKRQQSPLTLSSDLDKEAVVNISGALNALLADVFALYLKTKNFHWHMSGPHFRDYHLLLDDHAGQIEAMTDEIAERVRKIGGTTIRSIGHIARLQRIADNDANFVTPEDMLSELHEDEKALTLSMRAAHDLCDDAGDVATASLLENWIDQSQRRSWFLFETTRR, encoded by the coding sequence ATGGCATCCACTACAGACCTCGAAAAGCGTCAGCAGTCCCCCCTCACGCTCTCTTCCGACCTGGACAAGGAAGCGGTCGTCAACATCTCGGGAGCCCTCAATGCCCTTCTCGCCGATGTCTTCGCGCTCTACCTGAAAACCAAAAACTTCCACTGGCACATGAGCGGCCCGCACTTCCGTGACTACCACCTTCTGCTCGACGACCACGCCGGCCAGATCGAAGCCATGACAGATGAGATTGCCGAGCGCGTCCGCAAGATCGGTGGAACCACCATCCGCTCCATCGGCCACATCGCCCGCCTGCAGCGCATCGCCGACAACGACGCAAACTTCGTCACTCCCGAAGACATGCTGAGCGAGCTCCACGAGGACGAAAAGGCCCTGACCCTGAGCATGCGTGCAGCCCACGACCTGTGCGACGACGCCGGCGATGTCGCCACCGCCAGCCTGCTTGAAAACTGGATCGACCAGTCCCAGCGCCGTAGCTGGTTCCTATTCGAAACCACCCGCCGCTAG